A window from Rhizosphaericola mali encodes these proteins:
- a CDS encoding malate:quinone oxidoreductase — protein sequence MRNKLGDMNNNFDATPDVVLIGAGIMSATLGTFLKELDPTLKIQLFERLETASEESSDAWNNAGTGHSALCELNYTPEKSDGTIDTSKAINIIEQFEVSKQFWSYLIDHNKLCAPGDFIHSTPHMSFVWGEDNVDYLKRRYEAMQKYQLFKGMEFSTNHDQLKQWIPLMMEGRNPSQPIAATHMKLGTDVNFGALTRSLIDELQKRDVGVNFKFEVEDIKRREDGKWKVSVRNQETGIKHILITKFVFIGAGGGSLYLLQKSGIPEGKGFGGFPVGGQWLVCDNENVINQHQAKVYGKASVGAPPMSVPHLDTRIIDGKRALLFGPYAGFSTKFLKKGSYLDLFKTIKLNNILPMMKVGLTNFSLVKYLIQQLKLSFSQRVEALEDFVPNAKEEDWRVEVAGQRVQVIKKDAVKGGILQFGTEVVTSADGSISALLGASPGASTSVSIMLKLLNKCFPDKMEGDWNAKIKEIIPSYGKKLDADNQLCNEIRNWTTRTLDLNWKQPS from the coding sequence TTGCGTAATAAGCTAGGAGATATGAATAATAATTTCGATGCTACGCCAGATGTCGTTCTAATTGGCGCAGGAATAATGAGTGCAACCTTAGGAACCTTCTTGAAAGAATTAGATCCAACTCTTAAGATTCAACTATTTGAAAGACTTGAAACCGCGTCCGAAGAAAGTTCTGATGCGTGGAATAATGCTGGTACGGGACATTCCGCACTATGTGAATTGAACTACACACCTGAGAAGTCAGATGGGACGATTGACACTTCTAAGGCAATCAACATTATAGAACAATTTGAGGTAAGCAAGCAATTTTGGTCTTATTTGATAGATCATAATAAATTGTGTGCTCCTGGCGATTTTATTCATAGTACGCCACACATGAGTTTTGTATGGGGAGAGGACAATGTAGATTACCTTAAAAGAAGGTATGAAGCCATGCAAAAATATCAATTATTCAAAGGAATGGAATTCTCTACAAACCATGATCAACTAAAGCAATGGATTCCTTTGATGATGGAAGGTCGTAATCCTAGTCAGCCTATTGCAGCAACACACATGAAATTGGGCACTGATGTTAACTTTGGAGCTTTAACACGCAGCTTGATTGATGAATTGCAAAAACGTGACGTAGGTGTTAATTTCAAATTTGAAGTGGAAGATATTAAGCGTCGAGAAGATGGAAAATGGAAAGTTTCCGTTAGGAATCAAGAGACGGGTATTAAACATATTTTGATAACTAAGTTTGTATTTATTGGAGCTGGTGGCGGTTCACTTTATCTTTTGCAAAAATCAGGTATTCCAGAAGGAAAAGGTTTCGGTGGATTTCCAGTAGGTGGTCAATGGTTGGTTTGCGATAATGAAAATGTGATCAATCAGCACCAAGCAAAAGTGTATGGAAAAGCCTCTGTGGGTGCACCTCCTATGAGTGTGCCGCATTTAGATACGAGAATTATTGATGGAAAAAGAGCACTGCTTTTCGGACCATATGCTGGATTTTCAACCAAATTTTTGAAAAAAGGATCTTATTTGGATTTATTCAAAACGATTAAGTTGAATAATATCCTACCTATGATGAAAGTTGGATTGACCAATTTTTCATTGGTAAAATATCTAATACAACAATTGAAGTTGTCATTCTCTCAGAGAGTGGAAGCATTGGAAGATTTTGTGCCAAATGCGAAGGAGGAAGATTGGAGGGTAGAAGTTGCAGGACAGAGAGTTCAAGTGATCAAAAAAGATGCGGTAAAAGGCGGCATCTTGCAATTCGGTACGGAAGTCGTTACGAGTGCTGATGGTTCTATTTCTGCTTTGTTAGGTGCATCTCCAGGAGCCTCGACATCCGTCTCTATTATGCTTAAATTATTGAATAAATGTTTTCCGGATAAAATGGAAGGTGATTGGAATGCAAAAATCAAAGAAATCATTCCTTCTTACGGCAAAAAATTGGATGCGGATAATCAATTGTGCAATGAAATACGTAATTGGACAACCAGAACTTTAGATCTAAACTGGAAACAACCATCCTAG
- the infA gene encoding translation initiation factor IF-1 gives MAKQPLIKQDGVIVEALSNAMFRVKLENGHEIIATISGKMRMHYIRILPGDKVGVEMSPYDLSRGRIIFRYK, from the coding sequence ATGGCAAAACAACCACTCATAAAGCAAGACGGTGTGATCGTAGAAGCATTAAGTAATGCAATGTTTCGCGTGAAGCTGGAAAATGGACATGAAATTATCGCAACTATCTCTGGTAAAATGCGTATGCACTATATCAGAATACTTCCTGGCGATAAAGTGGGCGTGGAAATGAGTCCTTATGACTTATCTCGTGGTCGTATTATCTTTAGGTATAAATAA
- the ykgO gene encoding type B 50S ribosomal protein L36, which yields MKVRASVKKRSADCKIVRRKGKLYIINKKNPRFKMRQG from the coding sequence ATGAAAGTAAGAGCATCAGTGAAGAAACGTAGCGCCGACTGCAAGATTGTTCGCAGAAAAGGTAAGCTATATATTATCAACAAAAAGAATCCTCGCTTTAAAATGCGTCAAGGATAG
- the rpsM gene encoding 30S ribosomal protein S13: protein MARIAGIDLPKNKRGEIGLTYIFGIGRSTAKYILDKAGIDVNKKVNEWNDDEQTAIRNIITGEIKVEGALRSEVQMSIKRLLDIACYRGLRHRKGLPLRGQRTRTNSRTRKGKRKTVAGKKKAAKK, encoded by the coding sequence ATGGCACGTATTGCCGGTATAGACTTACCTAAGAATAAAAGAGGCGAAATAGGATTGACTTATATCTTCGGTATCGGTCGTTCTACAGCTAAATACATACTTGATAAAGCAGGTATCGATGTAAACAAAAAAGTAAATGAATGGAACGATGATGAGCAAACTGCCATCCGTAACATCATTACTGGAGAAATCAAAGTAGAAGGTGCATTGCGCTCTGAAGTTCAAATGAGCATCAAACGTTTATTGGATATCGCTTGCTACCGTGGTCTTCGTCACCGTAAAGGTTTGCCTTTACGTGGTCAACGTACTCGTACTAATAGCCGTACAAGAAAAGGTAAACGTAAGACCGTTGCAGGTAAGAAGAAAGCAGCTAAGAAATAG
- the rpsK gene encoding 30S ribosomal protein S11, which produces MAKGKQQVSAKAAAKKRVVKVDTHGDAHVTATFNNIIIALTNKQGQVISWSSAGKMGFRGSKKNTPYAAQVAAQDAAKVAFDAGLRKVDVYVKGPGAGREGAIRSLSQSGIEVAIIKDITPLPHNGCRPPKKRRV; this is translated from the coding sequence ATGGCAAAAGGAAAACAGCAGGTAAGTGCGAAAGCCGCTGCGAAAAAAAGAGTTGTAAAAGTAGATACACACGGCGATGCGCACGTAACGGCTACTTTTAACAATATCATCATTGCATTGACTAACAAACAAGGTCAAGTTATTAGCTGGTCATCAGCTGGTAAAATGGGATTCAGAGGATCCAAAAAGAATACTCCATACGCTGCGCAAGTAGCTGCGCAAGATGCTGCTAAAGTAGCTTTCGACGCAGGTCTTCGTAAAGTAGACGTGTATGTAAAAGGACCAGGTGCAGGTAGAGAAGGTGCTATCCGTTCTTTATCTCAAAGTGGTATCGAAGTAGCTATCATTAAAGATATTACTCCATTACCTCACAACGGTTGTCGTCCTCCTAAAAAGAGAAGAGTTTAA
- the rpsD gene encoding 30S ribosomal protein S4 has product MARYTGPKTKIDRIFGEPILGNGKYLGKNPNPPGQHGANRKRKQLGEYALQLKEKQKAKYTYGVLERQFRSTFDEASRRKGVTGDNLIQLLEARLDNTVYRLGIVSSRPAARQLVSHKHITVNGEVVNIPSFRLKAGDIIGLKPKSDDNSAVTSMIKGKNPKINWLDWNETEKKGTFIAYPERENVPENIKVQLIVELYSK; this is encoded by the coding sequence ATGGCACGTTACACAGGTCCTAAGACCAAAATCGATCGTATCTTCGGAGAACCTATTCTTGGTAATGGTAAATATTTGGGTAAAAATCCAAATCCTCCAGGACAACATGGCGCTAACCGCAAAAGAAAACAATTAGGTGAATATGCTTTGCAGTTGAAAGAAAAACAAAAAGCAAAATATACTTATGGTGTTTTAGAACGTCAATTCCGTTCTACATTTGATGAAGCTTCTCGCCGTAAAGGTGTTACAGGTGACAACTTGATCCAATTATTGGAAGCTCGTTTGGATAATACAGTTTACCGTTTAGGTATCGTATCATCTCGTCCTGCTGCTCGTCAATTAGTAAGCCACAAACACATCACTGTTAATGGTGAAGTTGTAAACATTCCTTCTTTCAGATTGAAAGCTGGTGATATCATTGGTTTGAAACCAAAAAGTGATGACAACAGTGCTGTAACTAGCATGATCAAAGGAAAAAATCCTAAAATCAACTGGTTAGATTGGAATGAAACTGAAAAGAAAGGAACATTTATCGCTTACCCAGAAAGAGAAAATGTACCAGAAAACATTAAAGTACAACTTATCGTTGAGTTGTATTCTAAATAA
- a CDS encoding DNA-directed RNA polymerase subunit alpha translates to MAILSFQKPDKIILQKATDFEGQFEFRPLEPGFGLTVGNALRRVLLSSLEGYAITGVKIEGVDHEFATIHGVTEDMTEMILNFKQVRFKKITEQEVTSEKVVLSLKNKTAFTAGDLGEATASFEVMNPDLVICTMDVSAKIDIELTIGKGRGYVPADENVVEDAPFGYIAIDSIYTPIKNVKFSVENYRVEQRTDYEKLLLDVVTDGTIHPEEAVKQASRIMIQHLMIITDENITFDNKEDKKEDVVDEQVLQLRKVLKTPLEDLDLSVRAFNCLKAAKINSLSELVQYEQEDLMKFRNFGQKSLNEIEQVLHDRGLHFGMDLARLGVDDID, encoded by the coding sequence ATGGCCATATTAAGCTTTCAGAAGCCAGACAAAATCATTCTGCAAAAAGCAACAGATTTTGAAGGACAGTTTGAGTTCAGACCATTAGAGCCAGGCTTTGGCCTTACCGTAGGTAATGCATTACGTCGCGTATTGCTAAGCTCATTGGAAGGGTATGCTATTACAGGTGTTAAGATTGAAGGTGTAGATCATGAATTCGCAACAATTCATGGTGTTACGGAAGATATGACTGAAATGATCTTGAATTTTAAACAAGTTCGTTTTAAGAAAATCACCGAACAAGAAGTAACTTCTGAAAAAGTAGTTCTTTCTTTAAAAAATAAAACTGCATTCACTGCAGGAGATTTAGGCGAAGCTACTGCTAGCTTTGAAGTAATGAATCCTGATTTGGTTATTTGTACAATGGATGTATCTGCTAAAATCGATATCGAATTAACTATCGGTAAAGGTCGTGGATATGTACCAGCTGACGAAAATGTGGTTGAAGATGCTCCATTTGGTTACATCGCGATCGACTCTATCTATACTCCTATCAAAAATGTAAAATTTTCGGTAGAAAACTATCGTGTAGAACAACGTACTGACTATGAAAAATTGTTGTTAGATGTTGTTACTGACGGTACTATACATCCTGAAGAAGCAGTGAAACAAGCATCTCGTATTATGATCCAACACTTGATGATCATTACAGATGAAAATATCACTTTCGATAATAAGGAAGATAAAAAAGAAGATGTAGTTGACGAACAAGTATTGCAATTACGTAAAGTATTGAAAACTCCATTGGAGGATTTAGATCTTTCTGTAAGAGCATTCAACTGTTTGAAAGCTGCAAAAATTAACTCATTGAGTGAATTAGTTCAATACGAACAAGAAGATTTGATGAAGTTCAGAAACTTCGGTCAAAAATCTTTGAACGAAATTGAGCAAGTTCTTCACGACAGAGGTCTACATTTCGGTATGGACTTAGCTCGTCTAGGAGTTGATGATATTGATTAA
- the rplQ gene encoding 50S ribosomal protein L17 has product MRHGDKINNLGRTKAHREALLANLASQLITKKRIVTTLAKAKALRKYVEPLITKTKKNDSVNAISHNHRLVFSYLKDKLAVKELFTVVGPKIATRPGGYTRIIKLGIRVGDNAETAMIELVDFNEIYGNSIATSSDDSAKKTRRSRRSTKSTKDETTAAADANEISDATVVEESAPVEEKKAEETKEEGAE; this is encoded by the coding sequence ATGCGTCACGGAGATAAAATCAACAATCTTGGCCGTACTAAAGCTCACAGAGAAGCTTTATTAGCTAATTTAGCTAGCCAATTGATCACCAAAAAACGTATCGTAACTACTTTAGCTAAAGCAAAAGCATTACGTAAATACGTTGAACCATTGATCACAAAGACTAAAAAGAATGATAGCGTAAATGCAATCAGTCACAATCACCGTCTTGTATTTAGTTATTTGAAAGACAAATTAGCTGTTAAAGAATTATTTACAGTTGTAGGTCCAAAAATCGCTACTCGTCCCGGTGGATATACTCGTATTATCAAATTAGGTATTCGTGTAGGTGATAACGCAGAAACTGCAATGATCGAATTAGTTGATTTCAATGAAATTTACGGTAATTCTATCGCTACATCTTCTGATGATTCAGCTAAGAAAACACGTCGTAGCCGTCGTAGTACTAAATCTACTAAAGATGAAACTACAGCAGCTGCTGATGCAAATGAAATCTCTGATGCTACAGTAGTAGAAGAATCTGCTCCAGTAGAAGAGAAAAAAGCGGAAGAAACAAAAGAAGAAGGTGCGGAATAG
- a CDS encoding GLPGLI family protein: protein MKNIVGLFILIFLFCLNLNAQKATFLTSGKINFERKDNVYYCLSMLLKDEQGNWVEDYLDRYKKPENHFATTNWILYFDKNITNYMSDPDIINKDATPYFISANVENTVYMDLQNKQQIRNAHLFENGYLLKDSIQNIKWKLTSETKEIAGIICKRANALIMDSIYVVAFYTDQIPTQGGPEIFNGLPGMILGVALPYDHISWFATKITVLTPSKEDLKYPQKGKIFTTKEMVADLMDPLKNRGNTARNLILKNLQL, encoded by the coding sequence ATGAAAAATATAGTAGGACTCTTTATACTTATATTTCTATTCTGCTTAAACCTCAATGCTCAAAAAGCAACTTTTTTAACTTCGGGTAAGATAAATTTTGAGCGAAAAGATAATGTTTATTATTGCCTATCAATGTTATTGAAAGATGAGCAAGGCAATTGGGTAGAAGATTATCTAGACAGATACAAAAAGCCAGAAAATCATTTTGCAACTACCAATTGGATTTTATATTTCGACAAAAATATAACCAACTATATGTCTGACCCAGATATTATTAATAAAGATGCAACACCATATTTCATAAGTGCCAACGTAGAAAATACAGTTTACATGGATCTGCAAAATAAGCAACAAATAAGAAATGCTCATTTATTTGAAAATGGTTATCTATTAAAAGATTCCATTCAAAATATAAAATGGAAACTTACTTCAGAAACCAAAGAAATTGCGGGTATTATTTGCAAAAGAGCCAATGCATTAATTATGGACTCAATTTATGTAGTTGCATTTTACACAGACCAAATTCCAACACAAGGCGGACCAGAAATATTTAATGGGCTTCCAGGAATGATTCTAGGGGTGGCATTACCTTACGATCACATAAGTTGGTTTGCAACCAAGATAACTGTGCTTACACCCAGTAAAGAAGATTTAAAATACCCACAAAAGGGAAAAATATTTACGACTAAGGAAATGGTCGCAGATTTAATGGATCCATTAAAAAATCGAGGTAATACGGCAAGAAATCTTATCTTAAAAAATCTACAACTATAG
- a CDS encoding outer membrane beta-barrel family protein, whose product MPYRHPGTNIKKKLSITFTFICIVNFLYSQKTITGQINDSIVIGNMQNASIVLLSSKDSIILASTRSDENGIFHLPLNDTLSQFILVSYPNYVDFYQSIHPEGKNIELGSIDLFPKSRLLDDVTVRQKVSGMKLKGDTTEFIADSFRVQANASVEDLLKKMPGFQIDKNGKITANGQAVKKVLVDGEEFFGDDPTLVTQNLRADMVDKVQLYDKSSDQAAFTGIDDGVKDKTVNIKLKEDKKNGYFGKLSLGGGTRGSHENQGMFNKFKGKEKIAVYGTASNTGRVGLSWDDADQYGGGNGNSVISEDGNVITYFGMDDDSWNGQYEGNGIPLAQTAGAHYSNKWNDNKVGLNSNYKMSKLSVAGLSTSKVQNNLPTTINYSTTQVNTENKSLRNKVDAKLNWDIDTSNSFNIISSGTFKHINTFSSTNTLTQREDLTKLNMGQNINTLIGDNNKFDVGGLFKHKFSKVGRTLSIALDYAYNKNLSTGYVKSHNEFYNNLDELDSTIDVNQYKTVNTNAYALNAKAIYSEPLSKFSSLVFNYGITINNSHSDKLSYNQGNDALVYDVLDSTYSNRYSYDQFVNKGGIFFNYKKKKVQFNLGTNVLGISMDQKNLFNNIDRKRNFINWNPSANLNYSFTTQKRLSIRYNGTTNQPTLDQIQPITTNNDPLNLFVGNANLKPSFRNNYTVNYSDYKMLTDRDFYFYMNYGNTKNQITTNTYTDTSGKNTYQYINVNGNYNLNFYTGVYLKSKKFKNLRYGFSPSTYFTRSINFTNNVQNVSKSANYTLYMNVSKSVDSLFDASLRVGPNYTTNSFSIQSSSNSKYWGLSLNPELDVYLPLNFQIHSDLEYQWKEKTATLPQTSLALLNGWIGKKFFKKQNLLLKLYGFDILNQNKGIQRSQNNNTISQSINATIRRYFLLSLTWNFTGSITNSK is encoded by the coding sequence ATGCCTTACCGACACCCTGGGACTAACATCAAGAAAAAACTATCTATCACTTTTACATTCATTTGTATAGTGAATTTTTTGTATAGCCAAAAAACTATTACGGGTCAGATTAATGACAGTATTGTGATTGGTAACATGCAAAATGCATCCATCGTGCTTCTTTCATCAAAAGACTCCATCATACTTGCGAGTACTCGATCTGATGAAAATGGCATTTTTCATCTTCCTTTGAATGATACGTTATCTCAATTCATACTTGTTTCTTACCCCAACTATGTTGACTTCTACCAATCTATACATCCGGAAGGAAAAAATATTGAACTCGGTTCGATTGACCTTTTTCCAAAATCCAGACTTTTAGATGACGTAACAGTAAGACAGAAAGTAAGTGGGATGAAATTGAAAGGCGATACAACCGAATTCATCGCAGATAGCTTTCGTGTACAAGCAAATGCTTCTGTAGAAGATTTATTGAAAAAAATGCCAGGGTTCCAAATTGATAAAAATGGAAAAATAACAGCCAATGGACAAGCTGTAAAAAAAGTCTTAGTTGATGGTGAAGAATTTTTCGGTGACGACCCAACACTAGTAACACAAAATCTCCGAGCCGATATGGTGGATAAGGTACAATTGTATGATAAGTCGAGCGATCAAGCAGCTTTTACAGGTATTGATGATGGAGTAAAAGACAAAACAGTAAATATCAAACTTAAGGAGGATAAAAAAAATGGCTATTTTGGTAAGCTGTCTTTGGGCGGTGGCACACGAGGATCACATGAAAATCAAGGGATGTTCAATAAATTCAAAGGGAAGGAAAAAATCGCGGTGTATGGAACAGCGAGCAATACAGGACGAGTAGGTCTTTCATGGGATGATGCAGATCAATATGGAGGAGGAAATGGCAATTCCGTTATTAGTGAGGACGGGAATGTTATTACTTATTTTGGAATGGATGACGATTCTTGGAATGGGCAATACGAAGGCAACGGGATTCCTCTTGCTCAAACAGCAGGTGCTCATTATTCAAATAAATGGAATGACAATAAAGTTGGACTTAATTCTAATTATAAAATGAGTAAATTAAGCGTCGCAGGTCTTTCCACGTCGAAGGTTCAAAACAATCTGCCTACCACAATAAATTACTCTACAACACAAGTAAATACAGAAAATAAATCATTAAGAAATAAAGTAGATGCTAAATTAAATTGGGACATTGATACATCTAATAGTTTCAATATTATCAGCTCTGGTACATTTAAGCATATCAATACCTTTTCTAGTACGAATACCTTAACCCAAAGAGAAGACTTAACAAAATTAAATATGGGTCAAAATATCAATACTCTTATTGGCGATAACAACAAATTTGATGTAGGTGGATTATTCAAGCACAAATTTAGTAAAGTGGGTAGGACTCTTAGTATTGCCTTAGATTATGCTTATAATAAAAATTTAAGTACTGGCTATGTTAAATCACACAATGAATTTTACAACAATTTAGATGAATTAGATAGTACCATAGATGTTAACCAATACAAGACAGTAAATACAAATGCTTACGCATTAAATGCCAAAGCGATTTACTCGGAGCCATTATCAAAATTTTCAAGCTTAGTTTTTAATTATGGAATAACCATAAATAATAGTCATTCTGACAAGCTTTCCTACAATCAAGGAAATGATGCTTTAGTATATGATGTATTAGATAGCACTTATAGCAATCGATATTCCTATGATCAATTTGTGAATAAAGGTGGTATATTTTTCAATTACAAAAAGAAGAAAGTTCAATTTAATCTTGGAACAAATGTTCTTGGCATTTCAATGGATCAAAAAAACCTTTTTAACAATATTGATCGAAAAAGAAATTTTATCAATTGGAATCCCAGTGCGAATTTAAATTATTCATTTACAACACAGAAACGACTCTCTATAAGATATAACGGTACAACTAATCAACCAACCCTAGACCAGATACAGCCAATAACAACAAACAATGACCCTTTAAATTTATTCGTTGGAAATGCAAATTTGAAACCATCTTTTCGTAATAATTACACCGTAAATTATTCCGATTATAAAATGCTTACTGATAGAGATTTCTATTTTTATATGAATTATGGCAATACTAAAAATCAAATAACAACAAATACTTACACGGATACTTCTGGAAAAAATACATATCAATATATTAACGTTAATGGCAATTATAATTTAAACTTTTACACTGGGGTATATTTAAAATCCAAAAAATTTAAAAACCTCAGATATGGATTCAGCCCTAGCACTTATTTCACTAGGAGTATCAATTTCACTAATAACGTACAAAACGTTTCTAAAAGTGCCAATTATACGTTATATATGAACGTTTCTAAATCTGTAGATAGTTTATTTGATGCTAGTTTACGTGTAGGTCCTAATTATACAACGAACTCATTTAGTATCCAAAGCTCAAGTAATAGCAAATATTGGGGTTTATCACTCAATCCAGAACTCGACGTTTATCTGCCATTAAACTTTCAAATCCACTCAGATCTTGAATACCAATGGAAAGAAAAAACGGCCACACTACCTCAAACAAGCCTTGCATTATTAAATGGATGGATTGGTAAGAAATTTTTCAAAAAACAGAATCTTCTATTAAAGCTTTATGGATTTGATATCTTGAATCAAAATAAGGGAATTCAACGTTCTCAAAACAATAACACCATTTCTCAAAGTATTAATGCGACGATTAGACGATACTTTTTACTATCACTTACATGGAATTTTACTGGTTCAATAACTAATTCTAAATAA